The Vigna unguiculata cultivar IT97K-499-35 chromosome 6, ASM411807v1, whole genome shotgun sequence genome contains a region encoding:
- the LOC114187600 gene encoding spermidine hydroxycinnamoyl transferase-like: protein MVTIKASYTVVPNEPTPEGFQWLSEPDQVARQSHTPTIYVYNAKHNHDALVERIRNSLSKILCYYYLVAGRLRKLEEGGRLELNCNAKGAVLIDAESTKTVHDYGDFMGDSAKDLVPKVEYTNTLIEELPLLVVQVTSFLGDEAFSIGVAISHTLSDGVASIQFINSWAKLARGETLEPHEMPFLDRTVLKFTEPPQSPRFEHQEFKPLPLILGRSDTTIEKSKRVEAMTLKLTAEQVEKLKNKANADKSREGSRPYSRFEAIGAHVWRCASKARGLDENQPTLLRFNADIRSRVIPPLPRNYFGNALVLKTASSRAGEILSNSLGHAAQKIREAVEELTYEYIKSQIDLIRSQDDMDEARALSFGINEGKDAVFVGNPNLRITSWLSMSMNEADFGLGKPIYLGLAGGTVQERALITHSPDADASIFLFLHFQMEHIQLFKNYFYDEI from the exons ATGGTAACCATCAAAGCTTCTTACACAGTAGTTCCAAATGAACCAACTCCAGAGGGTTTTCAATGGCTGTCTGAGCCTGATCAAGTGGCGCGTCAGAGCCACACCCCCACCATCTACGTTTACAATGCAAAGCACAACCATGACGCATTAGTTGAACGCATAAGAAACTCTCTTAGCAAGATTTTGTGTTACTACTATCTAGTGGCTGGTAGATTGAGAAAGTTAGAAGAAGGTGGCAGATTGGAATTGAATTGTAATGCAAAAGGAGCGGTGTTGATTGATGCAGAATCCACAAAAACAGTGCATGATTATGGTGACTTTATGGGTGACTCCGCCAAGGACTTGGTTCCAAAAGTTGAGTACACAAACACCCTAATTGAGGAACTTCCCTTGTTAGTAGTGCAAGTAACAAGTTTTCTTGGCGATGAAGCGTTTTCCATTGGAGTTGCTATATCTCATACTTTGTCAGATGGTGTTGCTTCCATTCAGTTCATCAACTCATGGGCAAAGTTGGCTCGTGGAGAGACATTAGAGCCTCATGAAATGCCCTTTTTGGACCGAACTGTGCTAAAATTCACAGAGCCTCCACAATCCCCACGCTTTGAACACCAAGAGTTCAAGCCTTTGCCTCTCATATTAGGAAGAAGTGACACCACTATTGAGAAAAGCAAGAGGGTAGAAGCCATGACGTTGAAGCTGACGGCAGAACAAGTGGAGAAGCTGAAGAACAAGGCCAATGCTGATAAATCAAGAGAAGGGTCAAGACCTTATAGCAGATTTGAGGCTATTGGGGCACATGTATGGAGATGTGCGTCTAAGGCTCGTGGATTAGATGAGAATCAACCAACTCTGCTTCGCTTCAATGCTGATATTCGCAGTAGAGTAATTCCACCTCTCCCTAGGAATTACTTTGGGAATGCTTTGGTCTTAAAAACTGCATCATCACGCGCTGGAGAAATCTTATCAAATTCTTTGGGTCATGCAGCTCAAAAAATAAGGGAAGCAGTTGAAGAACTCACATATGAGTATATAAAATCACAG attgaCCTCATTAGAAGTCAGGACGATATGGATGAAGCAAGGGCTTTGTCCTTTGGAATAAATGAAGGTAAGGATGCAGTGTTTGTTGGGAACCCTAACCTTCGTATTACAAGTTGGCTGAGTATGTCGATGAACGAAGCAGATTTTGGTTTGGGAAAGCCTATCTATTTAGGTCTAGCAGGTGGGACTGTACAAGAGAGGGCATTGATTACCCATAGTCCGGATGCTGATGCCTCTATTTTTCTGTTTCTACACTTTCAAATGGAGCATATTCAGCTTTTCAAGAACTATTTCTatgatgaaatataa